In Marasmius oreades isolate 03SP1 chromosome 1, whole genome shotgun sequence, one DNA window encodes the following:
- a CDS encoding uncharacterized protein (BUSCO:EOG09264XM2), with amino-acid sequence MNSLLRTTRLLPARVPRRVISHYFSSSRPSNNKLCPNCSHSLPSALPACTKCSHIAPIDPHTRPHTVLDIPYSPNPFEIDEATLKRNFRQSQAACHPDAWSSKGPDKHNTAEQLSAAINNAYQTLLNPLSRIEYLLAANSCGLDETDKVDDLEFLDDIMTAREKIHNTEAKEDLEVVTQQNEERIDGTLREISRLVEAQAWEEAKEAAIRLRYLDGIRKAAQEWQSSS; translated from the exons ATGAActccttgcttcggaccacaAGGTTGCTGCCAGCCCGAGTTCCCCGACGAGTGATTTCTCACTATTTCTCTTCGTCTCGACCTTCTAATAACAAGCTGTGCCCAAACTGTTCTCATTCACTTCCTTCTGCTCTTCCAGCCTGCACAAAATGCTCGCACATCGCTCCCATAGATCCTCACACTCGTCCTCACACCGTCTTGGATATCCCATACTCTCCCAATCCTTTTGAGATTGACGAGGCTACCTTGAAACGTAACTTTCGCCAATCACAGGCTGCATGTCACCCCGATGCTTGGTCGTCCAAAGGCCCT GACAAACATAATACCGCAGAACAGCTTTCTGCGGCCATAAACAACGCGTACCAAACGCTGTTGAACCCCCTCTCAAGAATTGAGTATCTTTTAGCAGCTAATAGCTGCGGGCTAGACGAAACCGACAAGGTCGACGATTTGGAGTTCTTGGATGACATTATGACCGCTCGTGAAAAGATCCACAACACAGAAGCCAAAGAGGACCTCGAAGTGGTGACGCAGCAGAATGAAG AAAGGATCGACGGAACGTTAAGGGAGATATCTCGGCTGGTAGAAGCTCAGGCATGGGAAGAAGCGAAAGAAGCCGCGATTAGATTGAGGTATCTGGATGGGATACGCAAGGCAGCGCAAGAATGGCAGAGTTCCAGTTAG